ATCGAGCTGATCAGCGCGTCCGAGATCAACGACGCGTACGAGCGGGTGCTCAACAGCGATGTGCGGTACCGGTTCGTGATCGACACGGCCACCATCTGATGATCCGGCCGTTGATCCGGTGACGACGACGTGAGGCGGCCCTGTGGCCGCCTCACGTCGCTTTACGCGGGTCGTGGCCGTGGACCTCGGTCGTTGGTCGGAGTCGGCCGGGCCCAGAGACCGATGGTGTCGTCCGGCGCGGCCGCCTAGCGTGGAAAGAGGTTCAGCCACCCGGGGGACAGGAGGCCCGACCGATGTCCGTGGAGCTCAATCACACGATCGTCGCCGCACACGACAAGAAGGCGTCCGCGCAGTTCCTCGCGGACCTGCTGGGGCTGGAGGTGGCGCCGCAGTTCGGCCCGTTCATCCCCGTACAGGTTCCGAACGGCGTGACGCTGGACTACATGGAGACGGTCGACGAGATCACCCCGCAGCACTACGCGTTCCTGGTCTCCGAGGACGACTTCGACGCGATCTTCGCCCGCGTCCGAGCGGCGGGCCTGGCGTACTGGGCGGACCCGTACCACCGCCGCCCGGGCGAGATCAACCACAACGACGGCGGCCGCGGGACGTACTTCGACGACCCGAACGGCCACAAGCTGGAAATCCTGACGCGGCCGTACGGGAGCGGCGGCGACTGAGGACGAGGCCGCTCCCGCCGGCGTCGGTGACGAACTGACGTCGGTGACGAACTGGCGTCCGTGACGAACTGACGTCGGTACGGCGCACCGCGCGACCGCGGTCGACCCCGCGGCCCCTACGGTCTCAGATCGATCCCCGTCCCGCCGAGGCCGCAGTAGCCCGCCGGATTCCTGTGCAGGTACTGCTGGTGGTGGGCGCGCGCCGGATAGAACGGGTGGGCGCCGGCCGGAAGGATCTCCGTGGTGATGGTGCCGTGCCCGAAGGAGGTCAAGGCCTCCTGGTAACGGGCGCGGGTGTGCTCGGCCGCCGCGCGCTGCGCCGGGGAGTGGACGAAGAGGACCGACCGGACGTGGGTGCCCACGTCGTTGCCCTGCCGGAAGCCCTGCGTGGGGTCGTGCCCCTCCCAGAACACCCGCAGTAGTTCCGCGTACGAGACCCTGGCGGGGTCGAACACGACCCGTACCGTCTCCGCGTGCCCGGTGCGTCCCGTCCGCACCTCGTCGTCGATGGGGAAGGGGGTGAACCCTCCCTGAAAGCCCGTCAGGGTCGTCCACACCCCGGGGATCTCCCAGAACCGCCGCTCGGCTCCCCAGAAGCACCCGAGGGCGAAGTCCCCGACCCGGAATCCCCCGGGGTACGGCCCCTGCAGCGAAGTGCCCAGGACGGCATGCGTCCCGGGCACCTCGTACGCGAGCGCCGCCCGCCCCGGCGGAGCCTCCTCCGGCGTGGGCATGCGCACTGCCCGACTCCGCGCGAACAACACGACGACCCCCTCCATCCCCCTGAACGGTGACGATCCCCTTGTGCGGCCCTTGTGCGGCCTTTGTGCGGTCACGACGCTCCGCCTCATGACCGTGCCACCGGGGAGCGCCGGTCCGCCACGGGGTGTCCCCCGTCACGGTCGTCGAGCCCGCCCGCTGCCGGACCACCCGCCGACGACCGAAGTCTTTCCGTCAGTTGCCGCCGGGCTGGTCTTTGCCCGGTGCGGCGTGCCGAGGGCGATATTTGTACGAAACCTGTCCGACGAGCTCCCGGAAACACACCAAGGCGGTGATCGGCGGAATTCCGACGATCACCATCGAAAGCAGGGAATGTGATGAG
The Streptomyces sp. CGMCC 4.7035 DNA segment above includes these coding regions:
- a CDS encoding VOC family protein, producing MSVELNHTIVAAHDKKASAQFLADLLGLEVAPQFGPFIPVQVPNGVTLDYMETVDEITPQHYAFLVSEDDFDAIFARVRAAGLAYWADPYHRRPGEINHNDGGRGTYFDDPNGHKLEILTRPYGSGGD
- the msrA gene encoding peptide-methionine (S)-S-oxide reductase MsrA; this translates as MPTPEEAPPGRAALAYEVPGTHAVLGTSLQGPYPGGFRVGDFALGCFWGAERRFWEIPGVWTTLTGFQGGFTPFPIDDEVRTGRTGHAETVRVVFDPARVSYAELLRVFWEGHDPTQGFRQGNDVGTHVRSVLFVHSPAQRAAAEHTRARYQEALTSFGHGTITTEILPAGAHPFYPARAHHQQYLHRNPAGYCGLGGTGIDLRP